In Elusimicrobiota bacterium, one DNA window encodes the following:
- a CDS encoding glycosyltransferase yields MAHYALTLAVEQVRRGHRVEFWGRADSPVLTEARRLGLAVRGWEGGLGGVLTWGSQRREAGAFAPRVINAHTGSAHTTALVLAAKRPCAVVRTRGDARPPKGGALARFVAGRTSAFIAVNRALESAYKSLFPGARVARVAQGIGGPPQAAALPDAPVAGMVARFDKVKGHEILLDAAARLKGSVPGLRVRCAGEGVLLERLRWQLKPAGLEGVVEFPGRVADKWAFMSACRVGVVPSLGSEAVSRAALEWMSLGRPVVASSVGGLPDIVADGVTGLLVPPGDSRALAEALSSLLLDPAKAEALGRAGRARWESEFGLASFFEATQRIYDEATAHLPS; encoded by the coding sequence ATGGCCCATTACGCGCTGACGCTCGCCGTCGAGCAGGTCCGCCGCGGCCACCGCGTCGAGTTCTGGGGCCGCGCCGACTCGCCGGTGCTGACCGAGGCGCGGCGCCTCGGCCTCGCGGTGCGCGGCTGGGAGGGCGGGCTCGGCGGCGTCCTGACCTGGGGCTCGCAGCGCCGGGAGGCGGGAGCGTTCGCCCCCCGCGTCATCAACGCCCACACCGGCTCGGCGCACACGACGGCCCTCGTGCTCGCCGCCAAGCGCCCCTGCGCCGTCGTGCGCACCCGCGGCGACGCCCGCCCGCCGAAGGGCGGGGCGCTCGCGCGCTTCGTCGCCGGGCGCACGAGCGCCTTCATCGCGGTCAACCGGGCCCTCGAGAGCGCGTACAAGTCCCTTTTTCCCGGCGCCCGGGTCGCGCGCGTCGCCCAAGGCATCGGCGGCCCGCCCCAGGCGGCGGCGCTGCCGGACGCCCCCGTCGCGGGGATGGTCGCGCGCTTCGACAAGGTCAAGGGCCACGAGATCCTGCTCGACGCGGCCGCCCGGCTGAAGGGCTCCGTCCCCGGCCTGCGCGTGCGCTGCGCCGGCGAGGGCGTCCTGCTCGAGCGCCTGCGCTGGCAGCTCAAGCCCGCCGGCCTCGAGGGCGTCGTCGAGTTCCCCGGCCGGGTCGCCGACAAGTGGGCGTTCATGTCCGCCTGCCGCGTCGGCGTCGTCCCGTCGCTGGGCTCGGAGGCGGTGTCGCGGGCCGCCCTCGAATGGATGTCCCTGGGACGCCCCGTCGTCGCCTCGAGCGTCGGCGGTCTCCCCGATATCGTCGCGGACGGCGTCACCGGCCTCCTCGTGCCGCCCGGCGACTCCCGGGCGCTCGCCGAGGCCCTCTCGTCGCTCCTGCTCGACCCGGCGAAGGCGGAGGCGCTCGGCCGCGCCGGACGCGCGCGCTGGGAGAGTGAGTTCGGACTGGCCTCTTTTTTCGAGGCGACTCAGCGGATCTACGATGAAGCCACGGCCCATCTACCATCTTGA